One genomic segment of Bacillus spongiae includes these proteins:
- a CDS encoding response regulator transcription factor, protein MSEIIIVAEDDVDINHLVSLHLRKEGFEVIQTYDGAETLRKLKEVKPGLVILDLMMPKKSGFQVIKKVREDNNIPIMLLTALGDDANKVLGFELGADDYLVKPFSILELLSRVKAQIRRYSIYGDKEEGFIIQNGGLRYNITDQVIFKNGKELSLKPKEQRLLEIFMKNINKIFSKEQLYKLVWKYDYYNDNNTVMVHISRIREQIEDNPKSPIYITTIKGLGYRMERHV, encoded by the coding sequence TTGTCAGAAATTATTATTGTTGCTGAAGATGATGTAGACATTAACCACTTAGTTTCACTTCATTTAAGAAAAGAAGGGTTTGAAGTAATACAAACCTATGATGGAGCCGAAACTTTAAGGAAATTGAAAGAGGTAAAGCCTGGCTTGGTAATATTGGATCTTATGATGCCAAAGAAATCTGGTTTTCAAGTAATTAAAAAGGTTAGGGAAGATAACAACATTCCTATCATGCTATTGACCGCATTAGGTGATGATGCTAATAAAGTATTAGGTTTCGAATTAGGTGCGGATGATTATTTAGTAAAGCCATTTAGTATTTTAGAGTTATTAAGTAGGGTCAAAGCTCAAATTCGTCGATACTCCATATATGGTGATAAAGAAGAAGGGTTTATTATTCAAAATGGAGGATTAAGATACAATATCACCGATCAAGTAATATTCAAAAATGGAAAAGAGCTTTCTTTAAAACCTAAAGAACAAAGGTTACTTGAAATTTTTATGAAGAATATTAATAAGATTTTTTCTAAAGAACAATTATATAAGCTTGTTTGGAAGTACGATTATTATAATGATAATAATACAGTTATGGTGCATATTAGCAGAATAAGAGAACAGATAGAGGATAATCCTAAATCCCCAATCTATATAACGACAATCAAGGGTTTAGGATATCGGATGGAGAGGCATGTTTAA